A DNA window from Tachysurus vachellii isolate PV-2020 chromosome 20, HZAU_Pvac_v1, whole genome shotgun sequence contains the following coding sequences:
- the LOC132863195 gene encoding P2R1A-PPP2R2A-interacting phosphatase regulator 1 — protein MERMEVDQCAGAAGGNGGGALRRSNSAPMITNVSDGMTVFSSNTSARYRRSSVSVNPSCPSRTLPFSPFSLCSERPDHRRQMENMELTLRGSLQRQSASATIPSPPGTHWHGHLSPDFHSQDSGVTPNSSPSPTRRFRGGSVSSSVRWPVVAPLKRKGGVESDGPPKKLFVAGVTGPAHITNCTVSVSQSVDSPPSTVPICPSPQNIALSLSPPSPFTSQHPGI, from the exons ATGGAGAGAATGGAAGTGGACCAGTGCGCAGGCGCAGCTGGAGGGAACGGTGGAGGGGCTTTACGGAGGTCCAACAGCGCCCCTATGATCACGAATGTAag TGACGGAATGACAGTGTTCAGCTCAAACACTTCGGCCCGGTATCGTCGGAGCAGTGTGTCTGTAAACCCAAGCTGCCCCTCtaga ACCCTGCCTTTTTCTCCGTTCTCCTTGTGCAGCGAGAGACCAGATCACAGACGGCAG ATGGAGAATATGGAACTCACTCTTAGAGGGAGTTTACAGAGACAAAG TGCCTCAGCTACAATCCCCTCACCTCCTGGAACTCATTGGCATGGGCATCTATCACCA GATTTCCATTCCCAAGATTCTGGAGTCACTCCAAATTCTTCCCCCAGTCCAACAAGAAGGTTCAGGGG GGGGTCAGTGAGTTCATCTGTGAGATGGCCAGTGGTTGcacctttaaaaagaaaag GTGGAGTAGAATCCGATGGTCCGCCTAAAAAGCTCTTTGTTGCTGGCGTTACAGGTCCTGCCCACATAACTAATTGTACTGTCAG TGTTTCCCAGTCAGTGGACTCTCCCCCAAGCACTGTACCTATATGCCCAAGCCCTCAGAACATcgctctctcgctttctccTCCCTCACCGTTTACATCCCAACACCCAGGCATATAA
- the LOC132863460 gene encoding P2Y purinoceptor 3 translates to MAAASLERDTNSSFSSNHTDLILKAPLICSNDESYKYIILPLCYSITFLLSIVLNSTVLLRSYRSGRRWNTSLIYMVNLASTDLMYSLSLPLLVASYVMHDHWVFGDFMCRLVRFLFYFNLYCSIFFLTCISVHRYMGICHPIRTITLESKRAAKSTCAMVWVVVFLLTCPIFRFAQTGDLPRVDINGKNATMGNEVDLEMYKNCFDVATDTEFSEYIPYGIVLHFLGFFVPFTVIAWCYSQVVRTIFQTLHTQPYVQEVGDNERGPNNQTSISISISCSQNAPYISRRRKSIKTIVAITFLFALCFLPFHITRTLYLILKQRNAECHTMHAISVCYKVTRPLASFNSWLNALLYFLTGDNGISCCGLTETSHHMHHVWPSRAIGGPTKDVVAKKGEQGEKHTYNQKRASKTSGITQKTVSITKPCAWWISYELSVSE, encoded by the coding sequence ATGGCAGCTGCTTCATTGGAGCGAGACACGAACTCTAGTTTCTCGAGCAACCACACAGATTTAATCCTGAAAGCACCGCTCATTTGCAGCAACGATGAGTCATACAAGTACATCATCTTACCCTTGTGCTACTCTATAACCTTCTTACTCAGTATCGTCCTAAACTCCACTGTTCTCTTGCGCTCCTATCGCAGTGGCCGCAGATGGAATACCTCACTAATTTATATGGTCAACTTGGCCTCCACGGACCTAATGTACAGTTTGTCTCTGCCACTCCTGGTGGCAAGTTATGTTATGCATGACCATTGGGTGTTTGGGGATTTTATGTGCAGGCTGGTACGcttcctcttttattttaacCTCTACTGCAGCATCTTTTTCCTCACCTGCATCTCTGTGCACCGTTACATGGGCATCTGCCACCCCATCAGAACCATCACGCTGGAGAGCAAGCGTGCCGCAAAGAGCACATGCGCTATGGTCTGGGTCGTGGTGTTTCTGCTCACCTGTCCGATTTTTCGTTTTGCTCAAACTGGCGACTTGCCCAGAGTAGACATAAATGGAAAGAACGCAACAATGGGAAATGAAGTGGACTTGGAGATGTATAAGAACTGTTTTGATGTTGCAACAGACACTGAATTCTCGGAGTACATTCCATATGGAATTGTTCTTCACTTTCTGGGCTTCTTTGTTCCCTTTACTGTCATTGCGTGGTGTTACTCACAGGTGGTTCGAACCATCTTTCAAACCTTGCACACCCAACCATACGTACAGGAGGTCGGTGATAATGAAAGGGGCCCCAACAATCAGACCTCAATCTCGATCTCGATCTCTTGCTCTCAGAACGCACCATATATCAGCAGGCGACGCAAGTCCATCAAAACAATCGTTGCCATCACCTTCTTGTTCGCGCTGTGCTTCCTGCCATTCCATATCACCCGGACGCTGTACCTCATTCTTAAACAGAGAAACGCAGAGTGTCACACCATGCACGCTATCTCTGTTTGCTACAAAGTCACTCGACCCCTGGCGTCGTTCAATTCATGGCTCAATGCTCTGCTCTACTTCCTCACTGGGGACAATGGCATCTCTTGCTGTGGACTGACAGAAACCAGTCATCACATGCACCATGTCTGGCCATCAAGGGCTATTGGAGGACCGACAAAGGATGTAGTAGCTAAAAAGGGAGAACAAGGTgaaaaacatacatataatcAGAAGAGAGCCTCCAAAACTTCAGGAATCACTCAAAAGACTGTGAGCATAACCAAACCCTGTGCATGGTGGATTTCCTATGAACTATCAGTGTCTGAATAA
- the im:7136398 gene encoding schwannomin-interacting protein 1 isoform X2 translates to MEEEVDGTGQEEQNADDPALTGDSLMAQNQPQHHHDPYTQDQDLPIMHWEDLSLRIAELEKQEEERRKRAESMGLTDQEPVPGPWTQVKHQSLNRKQWEDAGDLGGHRFPCITSRFNSPKKLQLCFINDSESDEGDEGPSFKEKPHESQGQGRQSVGLKQEVRAALSELRDKLWAEQRQQQLKHKDESFRRRKLSHSDLQTCSVLQLNALKTSLHEDIQDLSSELVKHLVVRDNLRTTQDAMLLDVQDMTSL, encoded by the exons ATGGAAGAGGAGGTGGACGGCACTGGGCAGGAAGAACAGAATGCTGATGATCCTGCTCTTACTGGTGACAGCCTTATGGCACAGAACCAGCCTCAGCATCACCATGACCCCTACACACAAGACCAGGACCTTCCCATTATGCACTGGGAGGACTTAAGTTTGCGAATAGCAGAGCTTGAGAAACAGGAGGAAGAAAGGAGGAAAAGAGCTGAG TCCATGGGTTTAACAGACCAAGAACCAGTGCCAGGTCCCTGGACACAAGTAAAGCACCAGTCACTTAACAGAAAGCAGTGGGAAGATGCAGGTGATCTTGGAGGACATCGTTTTCCATGCATTACATCTCG GTTTAATAGTCCTAAAAAACTACAGCTGTGTTTTATCAACGACAGCGAGAGTGATGAGGGTGATGAAGGACCATCCTTTAAAGAG AAGCCACATGAGTCACAGGGACAGGGGCGACAATCTGTTGgcctgaaacaggaagtgagagcagctctgagTGAGCTCCGAGATAAGCTTTGGGCTGAACAGAGGCAGCAACAG CTGAAACACAAGGATGAGAGCTTTAGGAGAAGAAAGCTTAGCCACAGCGACCTGCAAACCTGCTCTGTGCTTCAGCTAAATGCCCTCAAGACTTCTCTTCATGAAGACATTCAGG ACCTGAGCTCAGAATTAGTGAAGCATCTCGTGGTGAGGGACAATCTACGGACAACGCAAGATGCTATGCTCCTAGATGTACAGGATATGACGTCACTGTGA
- the im:7136398 gene encoding schwannomin-interacting protein 1 isoform X1 — MEEEVDGTGQEEQNADDPALTGDSLMAQNQPQHHHDPYTQDQDLPIMHWEDLSLRIAELEKQEEERRKRAESMGLTDQEPVPGPWTQVKHQSLNRKQWEDAGDLGGHRFPCITSRFNSPKKLQLCFINDSESDEGDEGPSFKEKPHESQGQGRQSVGLKQEVRAALSELRDKLWAEQRQQQQLKHKDESFRRRKLSHSDLQTCSVLQLNALKTSLHEDIQDLSSELVKHLVVRDNLRTTQDAMLLDVQDMTSL; from the exons ATGGAAGAGGAGGTGGACGGCACTGGGCAGGAAGAACAGAATGCTGATGATCCTGCTCTTACTGGTGACAGCCTTATGGCACAGAACCAGCCTCAGCATCACCATGACCCCTACACACAAGACCAGGACCTTCCCATTATGCACTGGGAGGACTTAAGTTTGCGAATAGCAGAGCTTGAGAAACAGGAGGAAGAAAGGAGGAAAAGAGCTGAG TCCATGGGTTTAACAGACCAAGAACCAGTGCCAGGTCCCTGGACACAAGTAAAGCACCAGTCACTTAACAGAAAGCAGTGGGAAGATGCAGGTGATCTTGGAGGACATCGTTTTCCATGCATTACATCTCG GTTTAATAGTCCTAAAAAACTACAGCTGTGTTTTATCAACGACAGCGAGAGTGATGAGGGTGATGAAGGACCATCCTTTAAAGAG AAGCCACATGAGTCACAGGGACAGGGGCGACAATCTGTTGgcctgaaacaggaagtgagagcagctctgagTGAGCTCCGAGATAAGCTTTGGGCTGAACAGAGGCAGCAACAG CAGCTGAAACACAAGGATGAGAGCTTTAGGAGAAGAAAGCTTAGCCACAGCGACCTGCAAACCTGCTCTGTGCTTCAGCTAAATGCCCTCAAGACTTCTCTTCATGAAGACATTCAGG ACCTGAGCTCAGAATTAGTGAAGCATCTCGTGGTGAGGGACAATCTACGGACAACGCAAGATGCTATGCTCCTAGATGTACAGGATATGACGTCACTGTGA
- the LOC132863250 gene encoding uncharacterized protein LOC132863250, which translates to MNPRGKHRVAVVGAGAAGLCAARHILFRSESFEPPVVFEQSARVGGTWYYEERVGTSDDGRLIHSSMYRDLRTNLPKEVMMFPDFPFDFHLPSFLTHLDVQQYLETYCKSHDIMPHIKFNTMVEEVKPISMETDEGGGMRWEVILRGMHGGHSTQIFDSVFICNGHYSAPHLPSIPGIEHFKGKVMHSHSYRYPEPFAHQSVVVLGAGPSGIDISFELAQAKAEVILSHNKTSLTFSLPPEIRQAPPLVKVLDNGSLFFQDGSVAHAQVLLLCTGYNYHFPFLCLKQLGLEVQYHLVAPLYKYLVLPAFPSLFFIGLGKNICPFLNFHYQVQFALAVLDGTVQLPSRELMEEDVKKGMQRKIQMGVHGKDLLQTKCEQWDYYESLATTARLPPPNPVIRSLYEEVQKQRRANLKTYREINYRLVKATEWQILNAPDKQIDNA; encoded by the exons ATGAATCCTAGGGGAAAACATCGTGTTGCTGTAGTTGGAGCAGGGGCAGCGGGATTATGTGCAGCACGTCACATCCTGTTTCGATCCGAATCGTTCGAGCCACCCGTGGTGTTCGAGCAGAGCGCGCGCGTGGGAGGCACGTGGTACTACGAGGAGCGTGTGGGCACTTCTGACGATGGCCGGCTGATCCACAGCAGCATGTACAGAGACCTCAG AACCAACCTGCCTAAAGAGGTCATGATGTTTCCTGATTTTCCCTTTGACTTCCACTTGCCCTCTTTTCTGACCCACTTGGATGTTCAGCAGTATTTAGAGACATATTGCAAGAGTCATGATATCATGCCACACATTAAG TTCAACACTATGGTGGAAGAGGTGAAACCCATCTCCATGGAGACAGATGAAGGGGGGGGCATGAGGTGGGAGGTAATTTTGCGTGGCATGCACGGAGGACATAGCACACAGATATTCGACTCTGTGTTCATCTGCAATGG TCATTACTCTGCACCCCATTTGCCCTCCATTCCGGGAATAGAGCATTTTAAAG GAAAGGTGATGCACAGCCACTCTTATCGCTACCCAGAGCCTTTTGCCCATCAGTCTGTTGTGGTCTTGGGTGCTGGACCATCTGGGATTGACATCTCTTTTGAGCTGGCTCAAGCTAAAGCCGAG GTAATATTGAGCCATAATAAGACATCCCTTACATTTTCTTTGCCACCGGAAATCAGGCAGGCACCTCCTTTAGTGAAGGTGCTGGATAATGGGTCACTGTTCTTCCAGGATGGTTCAGTGGCCCACGCTCAAGTTCTTCTGCTTTGCACTGGATACAATTACCACTTCCCATTCCTTTGCCTGAAACAGCTTGGCCTGGAGGTGCAGTACCACCTAGTGGCTCCTCTTTACAAGTACCTGGTGCTTCCAGCCTTTCCCTCACTATTTTTTATAGGTTTGGGCAAAAACATCTGCCCTTTTCTGAACTTTCATTATCAG GTCCAGTTTGCACTTGCAGTTCTTGACGGCACTGTGCAGTTGCCCTCACGTGAGTTGATGGAAGAGGATGTAAAGAAAGGGATGCAAAGAAAGATACAGATGGGTGTTCATGGGAAAGATCTCCTGCAAACTAAATGTGAGCAGTGGGATTATTATGAGAGTCTGGCAACAACAGCAAGGTTACCACCTCCAAATCCAGTCATACGGAGTCTCTATGAGGAAGTACAGAAACAACGACGTGCAAACCTTAAGACCTACAGAGAAATCAACTACAGATTGGTTAAGGCCACGGAATGGCAGATTCTCAATGCACCAGATAAACAAATAGATAATGCTTAG